The following proteins come from a genomic window of Hydractinia symbiolongicarpus strain clone_291-10 chromosome 2, HSymV2.1, whole genome shotgun sequence:
- the LOC130629457 gene encoding uncharacterized protein LOC130629457 isoform X1: MEINTYMIVTIILLGIADESQCACDGALGIAFTTPKESQVPDTQLSASTSQDLMKIIYGRLNYIRRGKEFGVWCATEHDKNPWYQIEFKKMTSVNKIELGMSPFVGYYVETFMIKHSYDGITWHNVSTDGKVKVYNGFEPTSDKYSTIVNNLETDVLGRYFRIYPLSCYDTCCLTTELYGCFAGKDCDKPIGISNPNVITNDSFAASSSYMHHQPSDGRLNNMNISPPSHWGAWCANENDLTPWLQIGFTYPREILKIATQGHPYTNMNAWVKKYKLNYSTDGNTWQEYNKVFIGNVDGKSISTQTFAKPFTVQYIRIRPLSWQSLPCLRVEIYECVPQPEFVPKLVIGLKDTTIARGEEFNLKCAFTGHPGITLVWHLNGVFLPTDSRISTAQSYTNRTMTATLQFKRIKGEEHGAVFTCLAWYPHLNDLQSSSTAVINVLAPIPNVKIRNISSTSSEFIISFTGPLTKDVEGYTIRLTSKKEKLQLSIPFSNVSYFDMVDLHPYRNYSVEVAMLYTEDEVGDFYSRRKFTTLEDRPSGTPLDLHVTKIAHDTLHCFWSLPDEDKRNGIITHYEVRYFKSVKQNKAVEKVVIKYKLTNFTSATLYHLEAGANYEVSVRAFTKIGEGPFNHPPTLIFTGKATEELNSIKEMVITEGNAAAVGNRLKNITADPNFLNKHDVVLTIDILEKVVDVQNSSELLGESLVEAVSNVLKANKTVLAESEITNRTGTRYVQMLEKWLANVKPEEKKLVENSENVIVKKIFLHKYKLEEGVKFSQGSGTITIPVEALPKNQTDESIYFVYYKTNKFFTEKKRSEELCVNGYTVIKERVYTPVISSEIVGQKTKNLSEPVILKFKANETADLSESACVYWDFQADGDKGGWSSEGCTLESVVNQTITCHCTHLTNFAAMMDIYAPTSRICGRSQEILTYISITGSFLSLIGLFLTFITYLLFGRLLKEMAAKVLIQLCVALFVVIVAFITGFEQTGNHYVCKSVAVVIHYFTLVAFMWMLMEAGFMYHAFVRVWPPREGGDIVKSSVVAWGIPFFIVLITFLTSMDKYGGNHYCHVTGIPLYAGYLAPIGLIICINFIIFVFIMHRLSTRPNANTDQSTIRIAFVRLRRAFGIMILMGLTWAFGFGSAIKGARLEFSYLFAIFNGLQGFAIFGFYCIAQKNARKAWYRFFVCDTRSDLKRNTDSYYERRRLSSATSNRTNTLQFNRMGSSASSVYQTPSRCNTVVYNTSDISVMNTIDEADSPINSYDNDTSPLTECLNNQEKLIDLDEMDGEESSAEDEVLNIKLRKDEHRRSKPDLKQYSSYRALSGATSVDMLNLAQAPSLRSLHKDCSHRKSAEYLCKKVQKPSENRKSMIEHIQTPSPNHAKLRSVKSLEYVIDREEQAIPMTDVSTVDLIGYRNINSNEYLTDRNTLSSNDATVVPQSNAPKQPDLLSSPDNGTLKSDAATMTDIPNKDAQLRPPLYNFKGPDDLGRSQEHVMQWLHDCEDDIKDTDSDYSSSYYKTSRSSSMTDLASPTRKLSSITDKDTFNMKKDKEKQLLNNMVMGHLKSNNNNTENRKKKHSKHSSVNSIEDEPSEFSENGYSASEEDIFDIGHHNNHKPKSRRKRSRQKSSSSVMKLGNQYMTLDEPSAHVSYV, encoded by the exons ATGGAGATAAATACATACATGATTGTGACCATAATACTATTGGGAATTGCTGACGAATCTC AATGTGCATGTGATGGTGCATTGGGTATTGCGTTCACTACACCAAAAGAATCTCAAGTGCCAGATACTCAACTATCAGCATCGACATCGCAAGATTTAATGAAAATTATTTATGGGCGTTTAAATTACATacg TAGAGGAAAAGAATTTGGAGTTTGGTGTGCGACTGAACATGACAAAAATCCTTGGTATCAGATTGAATTTAAGAAAATGACATCCGTAAACAAAATTGAATTGGGAATGAGCCCATTTGTTGGATATTATGTGGAAACATTTATGATAAAACATAGTTATGATGGTATAACATGGCACAATGTTTCAACAGATGGTAAAGTTAAG GTCTACAATGGTTTTGAGCCGACCAGTGACAAATATTCAACAatagtaaacaacttggaaacaGATGTTTTGGGACGCTATTTTCGAATTTATCCTCTTTCATGTTATGATACGTGCTGCTTAACAACTGAACTTTACGGTTGCTTTGCTGGAAAGG ATTGCGATAAACCTATTGGAatttccaatcccaatgtgatAACAAACGATAGTTTTGCTGCGTCCTCCTCATACATGCATCATCAACCTTCAGATGGAAGATTGAATAATATGAACATCAGCCCTCCAAGTCATTGGGGTGCTTGGTGCGCCAATGAAAATGACCTGACACCTTGGTTACAA ATTGGTTTTACTTATCCGcgagaaatattaaaaatagcaACACAAGGTCATCCATACACCAACATGAATGCATGGGTGAAAAAATACAAGTTGAACTACAGTACTGATGGGAACACATGGCAGGAATACAACaag GTTTTTATTGGAAATGTTGATGGAAAATCAATCTCAACACAAACATTTGCCAAACCATTTACTGTTCAGTATATTCGTATACGACCTTTATCATGGCAGAGTCTTCCATGCCTAAGAGTGGAAATTTATGAGTGTGTTCCACAACCTG AATTTGTACCAAAGCTTGTAATTGGATTAAAAGACACGACAATTGCACGTGGGGAAGAGTTCAACTTGAAGTGTGCTTTTACTGGGCACCCTGGGATAACTCTGGTATGGCATTTGAATGGTGTGTTTTTACCAACAGATTCTCGCATAAGCACTGCGCAAAGCTATACAAACAGAACAATGACTGCAACATTGCAATTCAAACGAATAAAAGGTGAAGAACATGGTGCAGTGTTTACATGTTTAGCTTGGTATCCTCACTTAAATGATCTTCAATCCTCTTCAACAGCTGTCATAAATGTGTTAG cacCTATACCAAATGTTAAAATCAGAAACATTTCTTCAACATCATCAGAATTCATCATTAGTTTCACTGGACCACTAACGAAGGATGTTGAGGGTTATACAATACGACTCACATCAAAAAAGGAAAAGCTTCAACTATCTATTCCATTCAGTAATGTTAGTTATTTTGACATGGTTGATTTGCATCCATATAGGAATTATTCTGTTGAAGTTGCAATGCTGTACACAGAAGATGAAGTGGGGGACTTTTATTCAAGAAGAAAATTCACCACCCTAGAAGATC GCCCATCTGGGACACCTCTAGATTTACATGTTACAAAAATTGCTCACGACACATTGCATTGTTTTTGGTCATTACCTGATGAAGACAAAAGAAATGGGATCATTACACATTATGAAGTCAGATATTTCAAGTCTGTCAAACAAAATAAAGCTGTAGAAAAAGTAGTGATTAAGTACAAGCTTACAAATTTCACTTCAGCTACCTTATATCATCTCGAAGCAGGAGCAAATTATGAAGTTTCGGTGCGTGCATTCACAAAAATAGGTGAGGGACCGTTCAATCATCCACCAACATTGATATTTACTGGCAAAG caACGGAAGAGTTAAACTCTATAAAAGAG ATGGTGATTACAGAAGGCAATGCCGCAGCTGTTGGCAACCGCTTAAAAAATATCACAGCCGatccaaactttttaaataaacatgATGTCGTTCTCACCAtcgatattttagaaaaagttgttGATGTTCAAAATAGCAGTGAACTG CTTGGGGAATCTCTTGTAGAAGCAGTTAGTAATGTCTTGAAAGCTAATAAGACTGTTCTTGCAGAAAGTGAGATCACAAATCGAACTGGAACAAG GTATGTGCAGATGTTGGAGAAGTGGTTAGCAAATGTTAAGCCTGAGGAAAAGAAACTTGTAGAAAATTCAGAAAATGttattgtcaaaaaaatattcCTCCACAAGTATAAACTGGAAGAAGGCGTCAAATTTTCGCAAGGATCCGGAACTATCACTATTCCGGTTGAG GCGTTACCTAAAAACCAAACCGACGAATCTATATACTTTGTTtactataaaacaaacaaatttttcacTGAGAAGAAACGTTCGGAAGAACTGTGTGTAAATGGCTACACTGTTATTAAAGAAAGAGTGTACACTCCAGTTATATCCAGTGAAATTGTTGGTCAGAAAACGAAGAATCTTTCGGAACCTGTTATTTTGAAGTTCAAAGCAAACGAAACT GCCGATTTGTCAGAATCAGCTTGCGTGTATTGGGATTTCCAAGCAGATGGTGACAAGGGAGGATGGTCAAGTGAAGGATGTACACTAGAGAGTGTTGTCAATCAAACTATAACGTGTCATTGTACACATCTTACCAACTTTGCTGCTATGATG gATATCTATGCTCCCACCAGTAGGATATGTGGCAGATCACAAGAAATTCTAACATACATTAGTATTACTGGTTCATTTCTATCATTGATTGGACTTTTCCTCACTTTCATCACTTACCTTTTATTTGG ACGCCTTTTAAAAGAAATGGCAGCCAAAGTTTTGATTCAACTTTGCGTTGCtttatttgttgttattgttgctttCATCACTGGATTTGAACAAACTGGAAACCATTATGTTTGTAAGAGTGTTGCCGTGGtaattcattatttcactcttGTTGCGTTCATGTGGATGTTAATGGAGGCTGGTTTTATGTACCATGCTTTCGTGAGGGTGTGGCCACCACGCGAAGGAGGAGATATTGTTAAATCTTCAGTTGTTGCTTGGG GAATTCCCTTCTTCATCGTCTTGATCACATTTTTGACGAGTATGGACAAGTATGGCGGCAACCATTA TTGTCACGTGACTGGAATTCCGTTGTACGCAGGATATCTGGCTCCCATTGGTCTTATTATTTGCATCAATTTcatcatttttgttttcattatgcACAGACTCAGCACCAGGCCTAATGCGAATACTGACCAATCAACTATCAGGATTGCTTTTGTTCGATTGAGACGCGCGTTTGGAATTATGATCTTGATGGGTTTAACATGGGCATTTGGATTTGGGTCGGCGATTAAAGGTGCCAGATTAGAGTTTAGTTACCTTTTCGCCATATTCAACGGACTTCAAGGATTCGCCATATTTGGATTTTATTGTATAGCGCAAAAAAACGCGCGAAAAGCATGGTATAGATTTTTCGTATGCGATACAAGAAGTGATTTGAAAAGAAACACTGATTCCTACTACGAGCGTAGAAGGTTATCATCTGCAACTAGTAACCGAACAAACACTTTACAGTTCAATCGAATGGGATCTAGTGCATCCAGT GTCTACCAAACACCTAGCAGATGCAACACTGTAGTGTATAACACAAGTGACATCTCTGTCATGAACACCATTGACGAAGCTGATTCTCCAATCAACTCTTATGACAATGACACTTCCCCTCTTACCGAATGTTTGAATAATCAAGAAAAACTTATTGATCTCGATGAAATGGATGGAGAAGAAAGTAGTGCAGAGGATGAAGTTTTGAATATAAA GTTGCGAAAAGACGAGCATCGCAGATCGAAACCAGACTTAAAGCAATACAGTTCATATCGTGCTTTAAGTGGGGCTACTTCTGTAGATATGTTAAACTTGGCTCAAGCACCCTCTCTGCGGAGCTTACATAAAGATTGCTCTCACAGGAAATCTGCTGAGTATTTGTGTAAGAAAGTGCAGAAACCATCAGAGAATCGGAAATCGATGATTGAACACATACAAACACCATCTCCGAACCACGCTAAATTACGCTCTGTGAAATCACTCGAATATGTGATCGATCGTGAAGAACAGGCAATTCCAATGACTGATGTCTCAACGGTTGATTTGATCGGTTACCGTAATATTAACTCGAATGAGTATTTAACAGACCGCAACACACTAAGCTCAAacgacgcaactgttgtaccgcAAAGCAATGCACCAAAACAACCTGACTTGTTATCCTCGCCTGATAATGGAACCTTAAAAAGTGACGCCGCTACAATGACAGATATTCCAAATAAAGATGCGCAGCTTAGGCCGCCATTATATAACTTTAAGGGGCCCGATGATTTGGGCCGTTCACAGGAACACGTTATGCAGTGGTTGCACGATTGTGAGGATGATATAAAGGACACTGATAGTGATTACTCGAGCAGCTATTATAAAACATCTCGATCATCTAGCATGACTGATCTTGCCTCGCCTACCCGGAAACTGAGTTCTATCACTGATAAAGATACTTTTAATATGAAAAaggataaagaaaaacaattattgA ataacaTGGTTATGGGTCACTTAAAAAGTAATAACAACAATACggaaaacagaaagaaaaaacattcaaaacatTCATCTGTAAATAGTATAGAAGACGAGCCCAGTGAGTTTAGTGAAAATGGCTACTCCGCTTCTGAGGAAGACATTTTTGATATCGGACATCATAACAATCACAAACCAAAATCGAGAAGAAAAAGATCGagacaaaaaagttcaagtagtGTAATGAAACTAGGGAATCAGTATATGACGTTAGATGAACCTAGTGCGCATGTTTCATATGTATAA
- the LOC130629457 gene encoding uncharacterized protein LOC130629457 isoform X2, whose translation MEINTYMIVTIILLGIADESQCACDGALGIAFTTPKESQVPDTQLSASTSQDLMKIIYGRLNYIRGKEFGVWCATEHDKNPWYQIEFKKMTSVNKIELGMSPFVGYYVETFMIKHSYDGITWHNVSTDGKVKVYNGFEPTSDKYSTIVNNLETDVLGRYFRIYPLSCYDTCCLTTELYGCFAGKDCDKPIGISNPNVITNDSFAASSSYMHHQPSDGRLNNMNISPPSHWGAWCANENDLTPWLQIGFTYPREILKIATQGHPYTNMNAWVKKYKLNYSTDGNTWQEYNKVFIGNVDGKSISTQTFAKPFTVQYIRIRPLSWQSLPCLRVEIYECVPQPEFVPKLVIGLKDTTIARGEEFNLKCAFTGHPGITLVWHLNGVFLPTDSRISTAQSYTNRTMTATLQFKRIKGEEHGAVFTCLAWYPHLNDLQSSSTAVINVLAPIPNVKIRNISSTSSEFIISFTGPLTKDVEGYTIRLTSKKEKLQLSIPFSNVSYFDMVDLHPYRNYSVEVAMLYTEDEVGDFYSRRKFTTLEDRPSGTPLDLHVTKIAHDTLHCFWSLPDEDKRNGIITHYEVRYFKSVKQNKAVEKVVIKYKLTNFTSATLYHLEAGANYEVSVRAFTKIGEGPFNHPPTLIFTGKATEELNSIKEMVITEGNAAAVGNRLKNITADPNFLNKHDVVLTIDILEKVVDVQNSSELLGESLVEAVSNVLKANKTVLAESEITNRTGTRYVQMLEKWLANVKPEEKKLVENSENVIVKKIFLHKYKLEEGVKFSQGSGTITIPVEALPKNQTDESIYFVYYKTNKFFTEKKRSEELCVNGYTVIKERVYTPVISSEIVGQKTKNLSEPVILKFKANETADLSESACVYWDFQADGDKGGWSSEGCTLESVVNQTITCHCTHLTNFAAMMDIYAPTSRICGRSQEILTYISITGSFLSLIGLFLTFITYLLFGRLLKEMAAKVLIQLCVALFVVIVAFITGFEQTGNHYVCKSVAVVIHYFTLVAFMWMLMEAGFMYHAFVRVWPPREGGDIVKSSVVAWGIPFFIVLITFLTSMDKYGGNHYCHVTGIPLYAGYLAPIGLIICINFIIFVFIMHRLSTRPNANTDQSTIRIAFVRLRRAFGIMILMGLTWAFGFGSAIKGARLEFSYLFAIFNGLQGFAIFGFYCIAQKNARKAWYRFFVCDTRSDLKRNTDSYYERRRLSSATSNRTNTLQFNRMGSSASSVYQTPSRCNTVVYNTSDISVMNTIDEADSPINSYDNDTSPLTECLNNQEKLIDLDEMDGEESSAEDEVLNIKLRKDEHRRSKPDLKQYSSYRALSGATSVDMLNLAQAPSLRSLHKDCSHRKSAEYLCKKVQKPSENRKSMIEHIQTPSPNHAKLRSVKSLEYVIDREEQAIPMTDVSTVDLIGYRNINSNEYLTDRNTLSSNDATVVPQSNAPKQPDLLSSPDNGTLKSDAATMTDIPNKDAQLRPPLYNFKGPDDLGRSQEHVMQWLHDCEDDIKDTDSDYSSSYYKTSRSSSMTDLASPTRKLSSITDKDTFNMKKDKEKQLLNNMVMGHLKSNNNNTENRKKKHSKHSSVNSIEDEPSEFSENGYSASEEDIFDIGHHNNHKPKSRRKRSRQKSSSSVMKLGNQYMTLDEPSAHVSYV comes from the exons ATGGAGATAAATACATACATGATTGTGACCATAATACTATTGGGAATTGCTGACGAATCTC AATGTGCATGTGATGGTGCATTGGGTATTGCGTTCACTACACCAAAAGAATCTCAAGTGCCAGATACTCAACTATCAGCATCGACATCGCAAGATTTAATGAAAATTATTTATGGGCGTTTAAATTACATacg AGGAAAAGAATTTGGAGTTTGGTGTGCGACTGAACATGACAAAAATCCTTGGTATCAGATTGAATTTAAGAAAATGACATCCGTAAACAAAATTGAATTGGGAATGAGCCCATTTGTTGGATATTATGTGGAAACATTTATGATAAAACATAGTTATGATGGTATAACATGGCACAATGTTTCAACAGATGGTAAAGTTAAG GTCTACAATGGTTTTGAGCCGACCAGTGACAAATATTCAACAatagtaaacaacttggaaacaGATGTTTTGGGACGCTATTTTCGAATTTATCCTCTTTCATGTTATGATACGTGCTGCTTAACAACTGAACTTTACGGTTGCTTTGCTGGAAAGG ATTGCGATAAACCTATTGGAatttccaatcccaatgtgatAACAAACGATAGTTTTGCTGCGTCCTCCTCATACATGCATCATCAACCTTCAGATGGAAGATTGAATAATATGAACATCAGCCCTCCAAGTCATTGGGGTGCTTGGTGCGCCAATGAAAATGACCTGACACCTTGGTTACAA ATTGGTTTTACTTATCCGcgagaaatattaaaaatagcaACACAAGGTCATCCATACACCAACATGAATGCATGGGTGAAAAAATACAAGTTGAACTACAGTACTGATGGGAACACATGGCAGGAATACAACaag GTTTTTATTGGAAATGTTGATGGAAAATCAATCTCAACACAAACATTTGCCAAACCATTTACTGTTCAGTATATTCGTATACGACCTTTATCATGGCAGAGTCTTCCATGCCTAAGAGTGGAAATTTATGAGTGTGTTCCACAACCTG AATTTGTACCAAAGCTTGTAATTGGATTAAAAGACACGACAATTGCACGTGGGGAAGAGTTCAACTTGAAGTGTGCTTTTACTGGGCACCCTGGGATAACTCTGGTATGGCATTTGAATGGTGTGTTTTTACCAACAGATTCTCGCATAAGCACTGCGCAAAGCTATACAAACAGAACAATGACTGCAACATTGCAATTCAAACGAATAAAAGGTGAAGAACATGGTGCAGTGTTTACATGTTTAGCTTGGTATCCTCACTTAAATGATCTTCAATCCTCTTCAACAGCTGTCATAAATGTGTTAG cacCTATACCAAATGTTAAAATCAGAAACATTTCTTCAACATCATCAGAATTCATCATTAGTTTCACTGGACCACTAACGAAGGATGTTGAGGGTTATACAATACGACTCACATCAAAAAAGGAAAAGCTTCAACTATCTATTCCATTCAGTAATGTTAGTTATTTTGACATGGTTGATTTGCATCCATATAGGAATTATTCTGTTGAAGTTGCAATGCTGTACACAGAAGATGAAGTGGGGGACTTTTATTCAAGAAGAAAATTCACCACCCTAGAAGATC GCCCATCTGGGACACCTCTAGATTTACATGTTACAAAAATTGCTCACGACACATTGCATTGTTTTTGGTCATTACCTGATGAAGACAAAAGAAATGGGATCATTACACATTATGAAGTCAGATATTTCAAGTCTGTCAAACAAAATAAAGCTGTAGAAAAAGTAGTGATTAAGTACAAGCTTACAAATTTCACTTCAGCTACCTTATATCATCTCGAAGCAGGAGCAAATTATGAAGTTTCGGTGCGTGCATTCACAAAAATAGGTGAGGGACCGTTCAATCATCCACCAACATTGATATTTACTGGCAAAG caACGGAAGAGTTAAACTCTATAAAAGAG ATGGTGATTACAGAAGGCAATGCCGCAGCTGTTGGCAACCGCTTAAAAAATATCACAGCCGatccaaactttttaaataaacatgATGTCGTTCTCACCAtcgatattttagaaaaagttgttGATGTTCAAAATAGCAGTGAACTG CTTGGGGAATCTCTTGTAGAAGCAGTTAGTAATGTCTTGAAAGCTAATAAGACTGTTCTTGCAGAAAGTGAGATCACAAATCGAACTGGAACAAG GTATGTGCAGATGTTGGAGAAGTGGTTAGCAAATGTTAAGCCTGAGGAAAAGAAACTTGTAGAAAATTCAGAAAATGttattgtcaaaaaaatattcCTCCACAAGTATAAACTGGAAGAAGGCGTCAAATTTTCGCAAGGATCCGGAACTATCACTATTCCGGTTGAG GCGTTACCTAAAAACCAAACCGACGAATCTATATACTTTGTTtactataaaacaaacaaatttttcacTGAGAAGAAACGTTCGGAAGAACTGTGTGTAAATGGCTACACTGTTATTAAAGAAAGAGTGTACACTCCAGTTATATCCAGTGAAATTGTTGGTCAGAAAACGAAGAATCTTTCGGAACCTGTTATTTTGAAGTTCAAAGCAAACGAAACT GCCGATTTGTCAGAATCAGCTTGCGTGTATTGGGATTTCCAAGCAGATGGTGACAAGGGAGGATGGTCAAGTGAAGGATGTACACTAGAGAGTGTTGTCAATCAAACTATAACGTGTCATTGTACACATCTTACCAACTTTGCTGCTATGATG gATATCTATGCTCCCACCAGTAGGATATGTGGCAGATCACAAGAAATTCTAACATACATTAGTATTACTGGTTCATTTCTATCATTGATTGGACTTTTCCTCACTTTCATCACTTACCTTTTATTTGG ACGCCTTTTAAAAGAAATGGCAGCCAAAGTTTTGATTCAACTTTGCGTTGCtttatttgttgttattgttgctttCATCACTGGATTTGAACAAACTGGAAACCATTATGTTTGTAAGAGTGTTGCCGTGGtaattcattatttcactcttGTTGCGTTCATGTGGATGTTAATGGAGGCTGGTTTTATGTACCATGCTTTCGTGAGGGTGTGGCCACCACGCGAAGGAGGAGATATTGTTAAATCTTCAGTTGTTGCTTGGG GAATTCCCTTCTTCATCGTCTTGATCACATTTTTGACGAGTATGGACAAGTATGGCGGCAACCATTA TTGTCACGTGACTGGAATTCCGTTGTACGCAGGATATCTGGCTCCCATTGGTCTTATTATTTGCATCAATTTcatcatttttgttttcattatgcACAGACTCAGCACCAGGCCTAATGCGAATACTGACCAATCAACTATCAGGATTGCTTTTGTTCGATTGAGACGCGCGTTTGGAATTATGATCTTGATGGGTTTAACATGGGCATTTGGATTTGGGTCGGCGATTAAAGGTGCCAGATTAGAGTTTAGTTACCTTTTCGCCATATTCAACGGACTTCAAGGATTCGCCATATTTGGATTTTATTGTATAGCGCAAAAAAACGCGCGAAAAGCATGGTATAGATTTTTCGTATGCGATACAAGAAGTGATTTGAAAAGAAACACTGATTCCTACTACGAGCGTAGAAGGTTATCATCTGCAACTAGTAACCGAACAAACACTTTACAGTTCAATCGAATGGGATCTAGTGCATCCAGT GTCTACCAAACACCTAGCAGATGCAACACTGTAGTGTATAACACAAGTGACATCTCTGTCATGAACACCATTGACGAAGCTGATTCTCCAATCAACTCTTATGACAATGACACTTCCCCTCTTACCGAATGTTTGAATAATCAAGAAAAACTTATTGATCTCGATGAAATGGATGGAGAAGAAAGTAGTGCAGAGGATGAAGTTTTGAATATAAA GTTGCGAAAAGACGAGCATCGCAGATCGAAACCAGACTTAAAGCAATACAGTTCATATCGTGCTTTAAGTGGGGCTACTTCTGTAGATATGTTAAACTTGGCTCAAGCACCCTCTCTGCGGAGCTTACATAAAGATTGCTCTCACAGGAAATCTGCTGAGTATTTGTGTAAGAAAGTGCAGAAACCATCAGAGAATCGGAAATCGATGATTGAACACATACAAACACCATCTCCGAACCACGCTAAATTACGCTCTGTGAAATCACTCGAATATGTGATCGATCGTGAAGAACAGGCAATTCCAATGACTGATGTCTCAACGGTTGATTTGATCGGTTACCGTAATATTAACTCGAATGAGTATTTAACAGACCGCAACACACTAAGCTCAAacgacgcaactgttgtaccgcAAAGCAATGCACCAAAACAACCTGACTTGTTATCCTCGCCTGATAATGGAACCTTAAAAAGTGACGCCGCTACAATGACAGATATTCCAAATAAAGATGCGCAGCTTAGGCCGCCATTATATAACTTTAAGGGGCCCGATGATTTGGGCCGTTCACAGGAACACGTTATGCAGTGGTTGCACGATTGTGAGGATGATATAAAGGACACTGATAGTGATTACTCGAGCAGCTATTATAAAACATCTCGATCATCTAGCATGACTGATCTTGCCTCGCCTACCCGGAAACTGAGTTCTATCACTGATAAAGATACTTTTAATATGAAAAaggataaagaaaaacaattattgA ataacaTGGTTATGGGTCACTTAAAAAGTAATAACAACAATACggaaaacagaaagaaaaaacattcaaaacatTCATCTGTAAATAGTATAGAAGACGAGCCCAGTGAGTTTAGTGAAAATGGCTACTCCGCTTCTGAGGAAGACATTTTTGATATCGGACATCATAACAATCACAAACCAAAATCGAGAAGAAAAAGATCGagacaaaaaagttcaagtagtGTAATGAAACTAGGGAATCAGTATATGACGTTAGATGAACCTAGTGCGCATGTTTCATATGTATAA